The genomic segment CCCATCAGCGTTTAAATCGGTGAGTATATCTTTCATACTTAAAGTGCCACGTATGCTGACAACAATTTTCTTCTGAGTGTAATCTACAGCCACAAAGAACGGGGTCTCACCAACATCAACGTGATATGTGGCGTAAATAATTTCTACATCACCAACTTGAAGAGTTTTCTTTAGGGCGgcataattacaaaaacaacagttatCTTCTATAACAGAAGGTGTTTCAGTTTGGGGACGGCAACAACATGTAAAACATCTAAATTCAAAATgagcaatattaaaatataagtaCGATGATGgaatatatagaatatacatTTGTGTGTGAGTATTTAAGGAACTTTATTTCACTCACTTTAATTCAGGCAATAAATTGTACATTTTCGAACggtttattataaaatacattGGCCAGCCGTAAGCACCCTGAGCAAAATACATATAGTGTAtaactgtttgaaaaaaatcatagtTTTTTGCATCATTCAAAGCTAGAAATTGAGTGCGGTCAGTGATAGGAACGCCACTCAAGAATTCGTATGTGCCATTTTTTCtctgtgtaaataaaattacaaaagatGCACAagcatattaattaatatattaaaatatatggacgtatttacatacatatgtttatatttattagagCGGTTTCATTTTGAACAACTTTGactgaaagaatattggtcTAAAACCTGTTTCGAGCGATTCTTAAAGCGAAGTTTATAATTTAGAGATTTATGGGAggtatatgttatattatagttgtccgattttatttatttttacagtcATTGTTAAGTATATAATAGAGAACAgtcctaatatttttaaatacatggACGATTCTTACAAATGATCAATAGAAAgtcattaaatttcattcggatatctCATTTTTATAATCCCTAAAAAATAATCTTCGCCTTAAAATTCGCTGGCTTGAAActggttttagacccatagtctcttAAGCAacgttgttcagaatgatccgtagaacatttcctGCCTATGCGATTTTATAGTGATTGatagtaattatttaaaatcttaATATGCATTAACCTGCCGCACAACAGCTTCTCGTTCtatcttttgaaattttcgtaataGCACCAAACCTGCAACAACATCTGATGGCACCACATCAAGTTCCCGAAAAAAATCACTCAGTAATCGCGCTATATCCGTAAAGGAGTTTCGATTACGATCAGTTCCACCCATACAGCAGAATAACAATCGGCATCGATGGTCCCAACTGTCTTGATAAGCGCGCATCACTTTTctgtaaaatatgtacatacataagtatatgtatgtttaaccaAGTACTGACGATTATGATATAGgttgatattttcaaaaactgcATTCATgtaaattgtatatacatatgtatatatgcaaataaactAACCTTTGACGCCAATTGCGATTCATACTACCACTACGCTTGTAATTGAAGCGAGATTCAGTCTCTCTCATTGACCTTTGATACTTTTTCATTTTGACCCAAGAACGTCCTGCAGCATCGAATGTACACCAAATAGTAATGAGAGTTATGAACACCAAAGCCCAGTTGCATATTACTATGGCTGAAAGTGTAATAATATGCGATATTAGAAAtagtgaaaatttaaataactaaaatgtATTAATTACCCATGAAAAATTGCTTGGCCTCATCGATGGGTGTGTCAAAGTAACAGTTTGTTAACCACATTGTACTTAACACTAACCAtgtaatatcaaaaaatatcacCACTGGCGAAAGAAAAAAGGGAAATGGTTTCAGGGATATGTACCAGCTATTAAATGTATTATACACATGCCTAAGTATGAGCGTAACCTTGACttattattaaagaataatatgtAAGTGGtacatattataattaaatctgATGTCCGACTCACGAGATTCTCATCCATTAGGCAAGGTTAATGGACATGGAAAGTGTGCACTTACTGCTTTTTAAATATATCCAAAAATTTATCGTTGTTCGTGCGGCAGAGTCCAATATACTACCTCGCATAGATATAATGCAGATGCCTGCCTCAACGCAAACTGAacctgaaaatataataaaatcaattattagAAGAGTATCCCCTGCTGTcgattttaaaagtttatattcaaaatttaccAAGTAATATTGCCAAATAGCATATCTGAAGATAGAATAGTAGCTTCACGTTTAAAATTGAAAGGTCATACTCCAGTATCAATAGTGATATTAGCACAATTACAAAGCTGAAAAATACATTTGATTAATGCATAGACGTATTGACTTGATTAACTTACCATATAAGATGTGTAGTTAACAAAAAAGCTCCAGGTACTACGAGATCGTCTGAGCCCACCGACCAACGGCGTCGGAAAACAACAAGTCCAGGCATCTAGACAGGGTTacggaaaacaataaaataaaaaagagaatcacaaaatttgtaaatttcaaacGTTGAATTCTTTCAGCTATTAACGAAAGATACTTCTCCTAGTATccactatattatataatgaTTTCTTCTTAATCACAACATTTCCATGCACCGATATGCCAATTGGACCCACATACAATAACTACATGCGAAGGTATCCCAATGAATATTTAGCCTCCTCGTCCGATAGTACCATCATCGCAAGAGAAATATATTATTGTGCAGTTCTCTTTTCACCGAGGGTGGGAACGTGTCCGTAAGATTTGGAAAGGAcatgttgttgtaacgggtaccAAATCCCCGTTAGGATTAGATAAATTGTCATCGAACACGCTGTTTCGACGGATTTGGACCATAAAGGTTATCAAATGTGTAGTgttagcagggcatgcaaagaggtggttagtgtTATGCGGGGACTCATTACACACTGGACATTTGTTTGATATGTCAAGGTCGATTCTGGAGAAGTAACCTACTACAGCATCCAGAATAAAGCTGCTTAAGAGTCACTCTCgaccatgtgctgccggctagcgacttgaggatttattgccgctctgtactttggcaataatagCGTTCGTGGTGAGTGAAGCAGTACTGGCAGTCGGAATTTTAACGCCATAGACTGCAATAtgaagttcaagtctatactcatTCGTCCAGTTAGTGAATATGGTCACTGTGGATTTAGTGGGTGAGAGTGTTACGTTCCATGCAGCgaggaagcgagaaaggtcggagataGACGTTTACGTTTGAGCACAAGCCATTGCTTGCATTGTCCGACGTCATCGAAGCCCTCGAAACGGTACGGATGATTTTcgaccgctcaggtagttcatagTCCACCTCTTCAGTGGTATTTGGTTAAGTCCATGAACTATCTTAGCCTTTATGACGCTAAGtactgtggtggtgctgtgcacttttcggaagccTTCTCTACTGTGAAGAGAACACTTAGCGGACGGACCGACGATTTTCCACGCATCGGATATTTGAAAAGTGGCCAGCAACAGGTTGAGAACTTTGGTGAGGATGCTTACTCCCTTCGAGCATCAGCATGTTAATTTCATCAGGGCCAATGAATTTGGACCAGTTTGCCTTGTTGATGACTCTCTGAACCTcttcatcggtgaaagtaagtgatGGTATTTTACGCAGTCGTCGGGTAACACATCGTTTGCCTTTGCTTTGTCAACCGATGGCTGCAGTGCAAATTGCCGGGTacaatagctcgcgcacttcttcaattcaattcggtctcttcggattagacaaaacCTTGACAGGGCTAAACTGATATATTTTATTGAGTCGATATATTGGGCCTGTTCGACGCCGAATTGCATTTGGCTCGGTGCGGCTTCTTTTTGTTTCCACAGTCGAAAGAGTGACTCCACGTAGGCCTACTTTATAGACCGGTAGAAAACGAATACTTGAGACGAGTGAAAGAAGTTAGAGCATCGCTGTATCGAGTGTATCTAGCTATAAACAGACTATGTTGAGATATATAACTTCGTTTATCTTTTGAAGGCTACATATTTTTTGAGCCGCCCTCGTATgtacagtacatatgtatgtattagtagTGAGGAGACTAAAGAAAGGATATAATGGAATCTTTGTAAAACACTTATTCAAACAGTCATTTAAAATCTAACGactatatgtaaaataaaaaaaattattgtgggAATTAATGTCGAAAGTATAACGAGTAAGAGGAATTTTATCTTACAAGATTTTGTAATTAACTGTATCTGAGTGTTTCATAGATAGATTTAATAAAAGCTCTTATTTTACtacgtttatatatatactatatacatacatatatataatattaaaattagaacataacatatacataggtacatatacacatatacaaatttaaaaatatcccataacattaaatatatcattaaattagaaattacCTTTGAATGTTTTTAATAGTAATCAACTGTTATTGGCGGTAATGCAAGAAGTCAGTGTGATGCAGATAAATTGAACAGAAAACCTGAGAACGCTGCCATTTGTCCTCCATGCGCATTAGCCTCGGAACGACAATCACTTTCTTTATTGTATTTCCCTCTTTGGCATTATTTTAACTCACTGAGAATTCTTTAATTATCTACGAACTGTTCATCGAGACCATGCGTTTTGACCGAATAAAcaacattttccattgaaaagaTCATTGGGCGCTtcgtattttatattatatattccaaTGTAGATAGTATGTATAGAGCTGCATATGTACCAGggtattatttgaaatatcggATGCACCGGCGACATTTGGAACAATCACtggctatatacatatgtacatagctttACTCCTTTACGTCCGATGCCAAACAAAAGCGATACTAGGTCAATGATAGATTTCGATCGATAAATGCACGGATTTGACTTTGAAGAGCACGTTTTGGAGTATTCTGAAGATGCTAAAATTCACAATTCACATTTTGTATATAACTTTCTTAACAATCACTTATTTTAACCCATGAAATAGTATCGATTTGGTTAAGTTAACTATAcccataatatatacatacatatgtacatatgcatgtattttttgttttacttttttattgttatatatttgTACTAAAACGATGTATTCGTACACATATGAGTatgcataataaaatatataaacatacacacaggCGTGTTCATAGCTTTTATCATTTCCAAATTTTGCTACATCCACTTTTGCAACGCTCCCGCTGCAACAAACGTACACATTTGTATATTACTCAACGACGTCGACGGCGGTGCCATCTTCAACGTCAACGTTAACGCCAAGTGCTGTAGCATTGGCGAAAGCGACCAAACATTAATGTGTCGATGGCCAGTGTGCATTAAATTGTCACATACATACTACTTCTTTAAAAGTTTATACTTAATTCCCATACCAATAATCCTCAGACCTTTTGGTGATGAAAACTTCAAACGTgtgtgttttgtattttattggcaaaataaatgattcattatttcattattaaggAAAATTTGTTAACAGTAGATCCCGCACGAATATTAAAAGTAAACTCAAAGCACAAGCCATAGAAATACAACAATCCACAATTTGCACATCCACTCTCTTCGTTAACACAATCGAAAATGATATGGaatttaaagtgaaattatACTCTACTCACGGCATCCGTGTACAAATGTACTCCATTCTCTCTTGCTGCTCAGTATAATAATTTACCAGAGAATAAGAATCATTTTACTTGCGCATTCTCATTTCATTAATGTTCTCTTGGAGAAATGTTACAACTAAAATATTATCGAGGCAATATTgtctaaataaatttgagcattatacattttatattgcTTAAGACTGATTTAACGTTTATGATATTCAATCAGATTAACTTTGTCTGAATACGTTAACTTTAACTGTAATGTAATATTTTAACAATTCTTTAgttttgtaataatatatagGAGCGATtggtattatataaataaaagcatttcGGGATCCGGTATTGAATTCTCTACAGCGTTTATAAGTTTTAATAGCCAAAAATtaagttgccatatttttgctacttttcaaaatttctacgGAATCAAAAGGCATcaatgtgtatgtgtaggtgGAGAagatgtatttattaattactttgGACTTAGGGCTTTCagataaaacaataaataatgatTCGATTTGGCGTGCATCATTTTGTGTAATCTAACAATTGAGGCGTTTTTTTGTCATATCAGGATGAATTTCGTAGCAAGTCACGGCTAGCAAAACTCAAATTGAATGCAGTACAAACTAAGACATAAAACCGTGCAACCCATAAGTCTTTATTTTCGGGAGAGGTTTGGACGGTACTCATATGAAATCATTAATGTTCTAATTAttaattgtacatacatactacatatagtTGATAACTTATAATTACGCAAAACTAGTATTTACATGTGGAGACCTAgagggccatccataaattacgtcacacgaatttaaggactttttaacccctccccccgtccttgtcacaagttgtcacattttgaacacGCACGTCAAGAAACACAAGAAATGTTCGACACTGAGAagttgcaatcacaacagacaaccgaacgaaTTTCTACTCGATTTGCACTCcagctctctgagagcactcatcagcaactcctTATAATGGAAATGTGGGAAGAAATTTCAAGCTCCTTAAGTACAGCTGCAAAGGAAACTATTAGTTTtcggaaaagacaaaaaaacagCTGATATAAAGAGGAGAGAAAACATATTGCCTAACTCGAAACGTAGCAATCGTGGATCGAggactgcctttatgccgctatgtctgaatttggtatccccacaaaactaatatgACTGTGTagactgacgttgagcaatacgtTGACCTCCGTCAAGATGGGGAAATGTAagataaggcgactccctatcgtgcgaccttttcaatctactcctgggaaaaataatttgagcGGAAGATCCGAATAGAGAaggtatgccgatgatattgatatcattgtcctcaacaaccgcgccgttagttatgctttctccagacatgataaggaagcgaagaaaatgggtctggtagtgaataAGGACACGACGAAATATcccctgccatcaaacaaacaggcgTCGCACTGTTGATGGTTATAACTCCGAAGTCGTagaaaatttcgtctatcttggaacacGCATTAACACCAACACAACGTTAGCTTCGAAATCTGATGCAGAATAACTCAAGCCAACATGTTCTACTTCGGCccgagtaggtaattgagaactAAAATTCTTTcgcgacgaacaaagaccaaattccaCAAGTAATGGTGCAGAGCATGGATGAGTCGGCAttgcgaattttcgagagaaaggtccttcggaagatttatggtcctttgctcaTTGGCAATGGTGAACACCGTACGTGATGAAACGATAGAGATGTACAAGATttacgacgacattggcatagtaCAGCGAATTGAGATACAGCGCCTACGCTgattaggtcatgtcgtccgaatggatgaaaaaacTTCAGCTCTGAGAGGTTTCGACACAGTACCTACGGGGGGAAGCGGAGGAAggggaagaccttcactccgttggaaataccaggttggagaagaacctggcgaTACATAGAAgctccaattggtgccaaacagCTAAAAGAAAAACGACTGGCTCGAtgtgtaaactcggctataaccgcgtaagcgatgtcttcggcaataaagaagaaaaagaatgtATCTCATTAAAGAAGCAATTTCCTCGATTTTTTAGTTGATAAAATTTCGATAACTTCAGCATCGACATCAATACAGCCTAATACACTTCGGATAGAGATTATATTCTCTTTATAGTAGAAAATTATCTCTCCACCCAGCTGTTGTTACAGGAAGTGTGGCTTACTATTTAATTAATAGCGCGAAAATACGTTCCGTCACAGTACTACAACAGTTTCAAAACTTCAGTTGAATAGTTGACAAACGATATTTTTGCACCCCACAGTCTGTATTCTGCTTTCACCGCCGACTTCTTCCTCGccatacaaaaacacaaaaagaggAAGTAAACCAAAATGAACTGAGGGTATCAGAGGGCAGTCTTTGTATTCGGAAAGATAGCCAAAGATCGAGCTGCTGGTGCCGCAGTTAACGTAGGGgatataaagcaacaaaaactgaTAGTGAAGGAATATAAAAGTGTCCTGAAAAGAAAGCAATCGGAATATCCCGCTGAGACTTCCAAAGAGACCTCGTGCTCGCATTTGGTTGCTCTCTatagaggagccaggcgaaaaacaCCTGCGGTGTATTAAGCTGGATAATAAGGCCGTACCAGGTATAAACGACTGGCAGCTTATTAAGAaggggaaaaataaataattcgagCAGACTCATACTGGTGGCATTTTGCCAATAATTAAGCTGGCGGGATTATTATTGAGACTCCTACAGTGAGGGAAACCATTCTAATTGCTTTGGCTGATATCAACTTTCagaatgtaaatattattttaaatggtTGCTATCGGTTTTGTCTTGTTAAGTACGGATTAGTTATCtttccaattaaaaatacattttttacatcAAATTGGATGGTTCCAAATATGaaagcatttttatttcttgtcTATTTACGTAGTATGTGTTGCATTTAAATTGGGTAGATTACAATAGAGAtcttataaataacatttttatgtttAGTCTTTAAAGCGGAAACTACATTGTATAAGTGTAGATAGTACATTgccttaaagaaaaatatgacGGAAGTTAAATGTACAGATAtgtaaaagtataataaataattgaaatatttaagtgagtaagaaaaatgcaaatgttatttttttcacttcgtactctcaaaaattggttgatagATATCTCTACGAAAGGATCACCAAGTGTGAGCTCTTAACTGTAACGGGATGGTCCTAGAGtaacggttttttatttttatttttcttatcagatagaaaaactCATATCTTCCAACTCCTTGAaaacatatttcgttttgcttgaaatacatatattaacggCTGactattttaaagtaaattagtttttttcttttgaattttataactcaatgaaaaaacatCATTTTAAATTGCAAAGCTCATACTCtagtagaaaattttatataataatgcaaaatttagaaaccgttaggcggaggacatTCCCTTTATAATTAAGAGGTCATACATTGATATCCTTTCGTAGAGGTGTCTACTAACCAATTTTACAGAGTACGAAGCGAAAAAAGAACTTTCGGTTTTATTgtcccaccctaatgtatgtatatattgtccaaatttacaaatttgttcGCATTTCTCTACTAATTTCCATAATCCATGTCTACAATATTCCTAACGATGTTATTACCAATTATTTTACTATtggtatttttctaaaataaaaatgtatgcatgtttaGCCTCCTATACGAATGAAAATTATATCTTAACATAATttcaaaatctattttgggATTGACGCGAACTGGGACATCTAGAATACCCGcatatttttggaataaataaGGACTATTGAGTATTCGGCAATGAGCTAACTAGCGGGTATATTACTCTGgcctacaaaaataaatttttttgtttggtgtaGCTCTGTCCGTATCTGGAGTCGGTAAAGTAAGTAGTATTAACTGTATTGCTGCTACTAGACTCAGACTCAGCTGACAGCTCTGGTTTTCCTACAtgtcttattttaattttttccggtTTTATTCAAAGTCTGTCAATCGGATTATCAGTTTTATGAGATTAAtagtacaaatttattatggaaAGTAAGTCGAGTAGTTGCAGTAATGATCCTGACAAGTTTTGTTATATATGCGGCGAGTATATAATGAAAAATCAACGGAAACCGATTAATGACATTGTAATTCGCTTATATTCTGCTTACTTTGGTATTGAAATCAAGGCAATCAAGATAAAGCGTGAACGAGAACTGATATGAAAAATGTGACTGATATTTTCGTATTAGCTCACAAAATATACCTCAcgcatttgtgtatgtgtgcctacTAAAATcaccattttctttatttcaaaatgCAATCCTACacgtttttggaaaaaatcaaaaaaaaaaaagattaataataaaaacttactACGAAAAACTAAGCTAAATATCCATAAATTTACACATTTGACTGAAAATCATGAATCTCAtgatattatttacatacatatgtaatgacTCAGTTATGACAGAAGCTCACGAGAGGTTGTGAAAGAAGTGAATTTATTAAAGTCGTATTTATGCATGTGCATCCCGCGGCTTCGCTCGCATTGAATTAAAAACTGTCACTGGAAAAGCGCATTACAGCAGTCTCCACTTCTCTCCTGCGATGGTTCTTTTGCTTCTATCGTGGACAGAAAATAAGCGTCGgatatatactactgtgatcaaattaaaaagtgaattttgttcatttcatatccccctcccgctgcaatacacttatgccaacaaatTTTCCAGTCAGCATGGCcatccgtcgtgatggccatcagagacGTCTTCGGTTCAGCTATTATTTCTCAATTGAGTCATAACgatgtcctcggagtggtcatgtgaatttgctgaatagctagaagttacacgaagttgaaaatgtggcgaaatgatcatgAATAAATTCAGTAATagcaaaaatcgaagaatttacttttagagcctcacaaaacgacgcgtaccTCAAATACAAATGAATGAATGGTGTGAGTATTATTCgtcaaagcaaaagaaaaagctTACTATTCAACTCCTATAGCGTAAAAGTTCTTAACACTTATCGCATCCCTATATATTATTCTGTgagcaataaataaaagttgtgAAATAACTCGTATTTTgtaagggaaaaataaaaatcaaagtacAAATAACGATTATTTTGTgaggaaaaaaatacaaatttaaaaataattactaaacgttttttcttttcatttttgacaATCTCTATttatcaaatttgtttacaaacaattaTCGATGGTGATTTTGCAGAAAAGACCTCCGTTAGGACCTTCTACAGGAGTAAATGAGTAACTGTACAATTTTTCATGTCTTTGCGTGCTGTGATTCGGGCGTTCTGGGAGTATAGTGTTTCATGTTTATACTCTTGCaccatgttgctacagagtata from the Bactrocera dorsalis isolate Fly_Bdor unplaced genomic scaffold, ASM2337382v1 BdCtg007, whole genome shotgun sequence genome contains:
- the LOC105228248 gene encoding diacylglycerol lipase-alpha isoform X3, whose translation is MPGLVVFRRRWSVGSDDLVVPGAFLLTTHLICFVIVLISLLILEYDLSILNVKLLFYLQICYLAILLGSVCVEAGICIISMRGSILDSAARTTINFWIYLKSMVIFFDITWLVLSTMWLTNCYFDTPIDEAKQFFMAIVICNWALVFITLITIWCTFDAAGRSWVKMKKYQRSMRETESRFNYKRSGSMNRNWRQRKVMRAYQDSWDHRCRLLFCCMGGTDRNRNSFTDIARLLSDFFRELDVVPSDVVAGLVLLRKFQKIEREAVVRQRKNGTYEFLSGVPITDRTQFLALNDAKNYDFFQTVIHYMYFAQGAYGWPMYFIINRSKMYNLLPELKCFTCCCRPQTETPSVIEDNCCFCNYAALKKTLQVGDVEIIYATYHVDVGETPFFVAVDYTQKKIVVSIRGTLSMKDILTDLNADGEVLPLSPPRDDWLGHKGMVQAAIYIKNKLEEEGLIERALSHNRDRETSSFGLVLVGHSLGAGTAAILAILMKADYPSLQCFSYSPPGGLLSMPAVEYTKSFITSIVLGKDVVPRIGLHQMEALRADLINAIQRSVDPKWKTISCSVICCGCGPEPTSVVEMSGKDTHINQYQEQRDSARSTSAHPTDSSIALTLHQPLYPPGRIIHIVRHHPKPEESVLKSHEPVYQAIWADTYDFDEVLISPVMLQDHMPDKVLSALKKVIAVTADGSNSSLISTES